Proteins encoded in a region of the Globicephala melas chromosome 1, mGloMel1.2, whole genome shotgun sequence genome:
- the ECM1 gene encoding extracellular matrix protein 1 isoform X2: MGTTSRAALVLACLAVASAASKGGGKASGQRELGPVHLTHPFQEVGYAAPPSPPLTRALPMDHPDTSQHSPHFEGQSEVQPSPSQKAIPVQEELPPPQLPVEKKGDPPLPQEAVPLQEELSPPQVPIEQKEEKLAPFMDHSPPEPESSNPAQHCQQGRHQGGWGHRLDGFPPGRPSPDNLDQICLPNRQHVVYGPWNLPQTGFSHLVRQGETLNFLETGYSRCCRCHSYTNRLDCAKVTGEARFSCFQDEAPRPHYQLQACPSHQPGISSGPELPFPPGLPTLDNIKNICHLRRFCCVPRNLPATDPIQRQLQALTQLEGEFQHCCRQGNNHTCTWKAWKDTLDGYCDQEKATNTHHYSCCHYPPSPARDECFARQAPYPNYDRDILTLDLSRITPNFMSHLCGNQRVFTKHKQIPGLIQNVTARCCDLPFPEQACCAEEEKSAFIDDLCGPRRNFWRDSAFCCKLSPGDEQINCFNTNYLRNVALVAGDIRGAKDQREQGPTWGTNISPTSEPKEE, encoded by the exons ATGGGGACCACGTCCAGAGCAGCCTTGGTCTTGGCCTGTTTAGCTGTTGCTTCTGCAGCCTCTAAGGGAG GCGGCAAGGCTTCAGGGCAGAGGGAGCTGGGGCCAGTGCACCTCACCCACCCCTTTCAAGAAG TTGGCTATGCTgcacccccttccccacctctgaccagaGCTCTCCCCATGGATCACCCTGACACCTCTCAGCATAGCCCTCACTTTGAAGGACAGAGTGAAG TACAGCCATCTCCATCTCAGAAAGCCATCCCTGTCCAAGAggagctgccccctccccaactCCCTGTGGAAAAGAAAG GGGATCCACCTCTCCCTCAAGAGGCCGTCCCCCTACAAGAAGAGCTGTCCCCTCCCCAGGTCCCTATTGAACAGAAGGAAG AAAAGCTGGCTCCCTTCATGGACCACAGCCCCCCAGAGCCTGAGTCTTCGAATCCAGCCCAGCACTGCCAACAGGGCCGACACCAAGGTGGCTGGGGCCACCGGCTGGATGGCTTCCCCCCTGGGCGGCCTTCTCCGGACAATCTGGACCAGATCTGCCTTCCTAATCGTCAGCATGTGGTGTACGGCCCTTGGAACCTGCCACAGACTGGCTTTTCCCACCTTGTTCGTCAGGGTGAGACCCTCAATTTCCTGGAGACTGGATATTCCCGCTGCTGCCGCTGTCACAGCTACACAAACCGCTTGGACTGTGCGAAAGTCACG GGGGAGGCTCGATTCTCCTGCTTCCAAGACGAAGCTCCCCGGCCACACTACCAGCTCCAGGCCTGCCCCAGCCACCAGCCTGGTATTTCctcgggtcctgagctgcctttTCCCCCTGGGCTACCCACACTGGACAATATCAAGAACATCTGCCACCTAAGACGCTTCTGCTGTGTGCCACGCAACCTCCCAGCTACTGACCCCATCCAAAGGCAGCTGCAGGCTCTGACCCAGCTGGAGGGGGAGTTCCAGCACTGCTGCCGGCAGGGGAACAACCACACCTGTACATGGAAGGCC TGGAAGGATACCCTTGATGGCTACTGTGATCAGGAAAAGGCTACAAATACCCACCACTACTCGTGTTGCCACTACCCTCCTAGCCCTGCCCGAGATGAGTGCTTTGCCCGGCAGGCTCCCTATCCCAACTATGACCGGGACATCTTGACCCTGGACCTCAGCCGAATCACCCCCAACTTCATGAGTCATCTCTGTGGAAATCAAAGGGTTTTCACCAAGCA TAAGCAGATTCCTGGGCTGATCCAGAACGTGACTGCCCGCTGCTGTGACCTGCCGTTTCCAGAGCAGGCCTGCTGTGCTGAGGAGGAG AAATCAGCCTTTATTGATGACCTGTGTGGTCCCCGACGTAACTTCTGGCGAGACTCTGCCTTCTGCTGTAAACTGAGTCCTGGGGATGAACAGATCAACTGCTTCAACACTAATTATCTGAGGAATGTGGCTCTAGTGGCTGGAGACATTAGGGGTGCCAAGGACCAGAGGGAGCAGGGCCCAACTTGGGGAACAAATATCAGCCCCACCTCTGAGCCCAAGGAAGAGTGA
- the ECM1 gene encoding extracellular matrix protein 1 isoform X1, with protein MGTTSRAALVLACLAVASAASKGGGKASGQRELGPVHLTHPFQEVGYAAPPSPPLTRALPMDHPDTSQHSPHFEGQSEVQPSPSQKAIPVQEELPPPQLPVEKKGDPPLPQEAVPLQEELSPPQVPIEQKEEKLAPFMDHSPPEPESSNPAQHCQQGRHQGGWGHRLDGFPPGRPSPDNLDQICLPNRQHVVYGPWNLPQTGFSHLVRQGETLNFLETGYSRCCRCHSYTNRLDCAKVTWEDAMTRFCEAEFSVKTRPHLCCKRQGEARFSCFQDEAPRPHYQLQACPSHQPGISSGPELPFPPGLPTLDNIKNICHLRRFCCVPRNLPATDPIQRQLQALTQLEGEFQHCCRQGNNHTCTWKAWKDTLDGYCDQEKATNTHHYSCCHYPPSPARDECFARQAPYPNYDRDILTLDLSRITPNFMSHLCGNQRVFTKHKQIPGLIQNVTARCCDLPFPEQACCAEEEKSAFIDDLCGPRRNFWRDSAFCCKLSPGDEQINCFNTNYLRNVALVAGDIRGAKDQREQGPTWGTNISPTSEPKEE; from the exons ATGGGGACCACGTCCAGAGCAGCCTTGGTCTTGGCCTGTTTAGCTGTTGCTTCTGCAGCCTCTAAGGGAG GCGGCAAGGCTTCAGGGCAGAGGGAGCTGGGGCCAGTGCACCTCACCCACCCCTTTCAAGAAG TTGGCTATGCTgcacccccttccccacctctgaccagaGCTCTCCCCATGGATCACCCTGACACCTCTCAGCATAGCCCTCACTTTGAAGGACAGAGTGAAG TACAGCCATCTCCATCTCAGAAAGCCATCCCTGTCCAAGAggagctgccccctccccaactCCCTGTGGAAAAGAAAG GGGATCCACCTCTCCCTCAAGAGGCCGTCCCCCTACAAGAAGAGCTGTCCCCTCCCCAGGTCCCTATTGAACAGAAGGAAG AAAAGCTGGCTCCCTTCATGGACCACAGCCCCCCAGAGCCTGAGTCTTCGAATCCAGCCCAGCACTGCCAACAGGGCCGACACCAAGGTGGCTGGGGCCACCGGCTGGATGGCTTCCCCCCTGGGCGGCCTTCTCCGGACAATCTGGACCAGATCTGCCTTCCTAATCGTCAGCATGTGGTGTACGGCCCTTGGAACCTGCCACAGACTGGCTTTTCCCACCTTGTTCGTCAGGGTGAGACCCTCAATTTCCTGGAGACTGGATATTCCCGCTGCTGCCGCTGTCACAGCTACACAAACCGCTTGGACTGTGCGAAAGTCACG TGGGAGGACGCAATGACCCGGTTCTGTGAGGCCGAGTTTTCTGTTAAGACCCGACCCCATTTGTGCTGCAAACGTCAGGGGGAGGCTCGATTCTCCTGCTTCCAAGACGAAGCTCCCCGGCCACACTACCAGCTCCAGGCCTGCCCCAGCCACCAGCCTGGTATTTCctcgggtcctgagctgcctttTCCCCCTGGGCTACCCACACTGGACAATATCAAGAACATCTGCCACCTAAGACGCTTCTGCTGTGTGCCACGCAACCTCCCAGCTACTGACCCCATCCAAAGGCAGCTGCAGGCTCTGACCCAGCTGGAGGGGGAGTTCCAGCACTGCTGCCGGCAGGGGAACAACCACACCTGTACATGGAAGGCC TGGAAGGATACCCTTGATGGCTACTGTGATCAGGAAAAGGCTACAAATACCCACCACTACTCGTGTTGCCACTACCCTCCTAGCCCTGCCCGAGATGAGTGCTTTGCCCGGCAGGCTCCCTATCCCAACTATGACCGGGACATCTTGACCCTGGACCTCAGCCGAATCACCCCCAACTTCATGAGTCATCTCTGTGGAAATCAAAGGGTTTTCACCAAGCA TAAGCAGATTCCTGGGCTGATCCAGAACGTGACTGCCCGCTGCTGTGACCTGCCGTTTCCAGAGCAGGCCTGCTGTGCTGAGGAGGAG AAATCAGCCTTTATTGATGACCTGTGTGGTCCCCGACGTAACTTCTGGCGAGACTCTGCCTTCTGCTGTAAACTGAGTCCTGGGGATGAACAGATCAACTGCTTCAACACTAATTATCTGAGGAATGTGGCTCTAGTGGCTGGAGACATTAGGGGTGCCAAGGACCAGAGGGAGCAGGGCCCAACTTGGGGAACAAATATCAGCCCCACCTCTGAGCCCAAGGAAGAGTGA